CCGCTCGTCGGTCTTGGCCATCGATCGCACGCAGAAGACCGTACATGTGCGCGAGCTGAATACCGGCCGCGAATACGACGAGTCGTACGACAAACTGATCCTCGCCCCCGGTGCTGCACCTCTTCGTCCGTCACTACCGGGCATCGATTTGCCTGGTATTCATACGCTGCGCAATCTGCCCGACATGGACCGGATCAAGGCGATTGTCGATGCCGGCGCGAAGAGTGCCATCGTTATTGGCGCGGGCTTTATCGGCCTGGAAATGGTCGAAAACCTCATTCATCGCGGCGTGCAAACCACCGTTGTCGAGTTGCAAGACCAAGTCCTGCCACCACTCGATAGGGAAATGACTACTCCGCTCGCCGAAGTTTTGGCCGCCAAGGCCAAGGGAGTCACTCTTTTGCTCAGCGAATCGGCCGAAGGTTTTGAAAGTGCCGATGAAGAGATTGTCGTGCAGCTCAAGTCTGGCAAGCGGCTGCAAGCTCCGCTGGTGATCTTGGGCATTGGTGTGAAGCCCGAAAATCAACTCGCGATTGCGGCTGGACTGGAAGTTGGCCCTCGTGGCGGCATTCGCGTGAACGAACAGCTGCAAACAAGCGATCCCGACATCTACGCCGTGGGTGATGCCATTGAAGTGCGTGACGTGATTTCCGACAGCCCGACGCAAGTTCCCCTCGCCGGACCGGCGAATCGTCAGGGGCGACTTGCGGCCGATCACATCTTCGGCAAGCAGGTTCGCTATCGCGGCACGCAAGGGACGGCGATCGTTGGCCTGTTCGGCAAGACAGCAGCCCTGACCGGTGCCTCCGAGAAGTCGCTCCAGCGGAGCGGCATCCCTTACCGTATGGTTTACATTCATCCCGCCCATCACGCCGGCTATTATCCCGGCGCACAAGCCATGGCGCTCAAGCTCCTCTTCACGCCCGATGACGGCCGCATTCTCGGCGCCCAAGCTGTCGGCGGTGAAGGAGTCGACAAGCGGATCGATGTGATCGCGGTGGCCATTCAGGCGAAGATGACTGTCTTCGATCTGGAAGAAGTCGAACTCGCTTACTCACCGCAATTTGGTTCGGCGAAGGATCCGGTGAACATGGCAGGCTTTGTCGCTGCAAATCTCCTGAGGGGAGATCATCCGCAGATCGACGTCGCCGCTTACGAGAAGCTGGCGGGCGACGATCAGCCTTTCTTGCTCGACGTGCGCACCGCCGATGAGTTCAACGCCGGGCACATTCCCGGTGCGACGAACATTTCCATCGATGTGCTGCGTGCCCACCTGGACGAATTGCCACGCGGGCGAGACATCGTGGCCTATTGTCAGGTCGGCCAGCGTGGCTATCTGGCCACTCGCATTCTGCTGCAAGCGGGCTTTCGGGTGCGCAACCTCAGCGGTGGTTACAAGACCTACCTGCTGTGGCACCCGGCAGAGGCGAAATGAGCGAGCACTAACCGCCGGGACGATTGAGCGTCAGGGAGTAGAGGATCACAACAGCCCCGGTCGACAGCAGGCTCCAAGGAGCCCACTCGGCCGGTCTCCAGTCGCGACTGGCAGCCATGGGTGTGCTGCTTTGAAACATCGACTGCTGCCCAGTCGGGCTTGGGCTGTTGTCACCCGCGAAGACATACGATTCGACGACCAGGCATTCTGCCCCGAAGATGCAGGCATAAATGCCAAGGGCTAAAAAGAAGGCGCGCCACATGAGCATGACTTTCCAAGGGGGCTGAGCGGGGCCATCCTGGCAAACTCTCGTGCTCCGTCCGTACTTGGCTTGTATCGACGCGATCAGCAGTTGAATTCCACAATTCAAGCTGCTGCCGCACGATCGTCAGAAGCGCTCTGTCTTCACTTCATCAATCCGTCGCGACTACTGTCTGGCTCCGCCATTCACGGCTGCAGAAATTTGCCGGATTTGCCGCCCCTGCAGATCGATCTCGACAATCTGTTCGGCAGTGGTGATGAGCGTGCGCCCGCCGGGCAAGCGGAAGGCATCGCTGGGGCGGGCAATTTTGTATTCCCACGTGACGCGACTTTCATCGTCCAATTCCACGACGCGCCCCTGGCCATAGTTGGCCGTCAGCAGGCGCCCCGAAGGGAGCACTTGCAAACTATTGATGCGTCCCTCAATCGTCCACTGCCGCACGCTGCTGCCGTCGGGTGCCACTTCGCGAACCAGGTTGGGGCAGGCGAAAATGGTGTTGCCGTTGTGCAGCCGCTCGGCATCGAAGCACTGATCGGGCGTGCCATGTTCCCACACCAGGTTGCCGCCTGAATCGGCTTCGACGACGCGGTTCCCGCCGAAATCGGCAATCAGCACGCGCCCCCCCGGCAGCGGCTTGGCTCGAATGGCATTCACGCCGCTGAGTTGCCAAACCACTTGGCCGCGATTGTCGAATTCACAGACTCGGTTCTCCCAATGAGAGGCGACCAGCACGTTGCCGCCAGGCAACTTTTCCGCGCTCCAGGCTTGCATGTTCAACTGCCAGGTGATGTTGCCATCGGTGTCCAACTCGCAAACTTTCCCCATCCCGCCGGTGGCAATCAGCGTGTGGCCATTCAAGCTGCCGCGGGCGTGAACCGCCAATCGCTGCGGCGGTTGCAACACAACCTGGGTGCCCGGACCAGCCAGCCACTCGCGCCAGCGCGCCATCGTTGCTTGCCGTTCGGCCGCCGCTGCATAGGGCGAATAGTCGAACTCCTGCCCAGTCAGCCCGCATAGCCATAGGGCAGCTTCACGGCGGACATCGACCTGGGGCGAATCGAGCAGGCGAATGAACGCAGACAGTGCGGCAATCTCGCCCCGCTGGGCGACACCTTGTGCGGTCAGCAGCGACACCTGGTCGTCGCGATCGGCCAGCAGTTGAGCGATCAGCGGACGGTCGACGACTTCAGTACTGCGGCTAATGACAATCGCCGCGGCCAGGCGCGACGACAAGCGTTCGGCAGTCGCTGCCGCCCGAAACTCCGGCAAGAGCGACGCCCGCATGTGGCGCTGCAAGAGAAACGAAAACTCGTCGCGCAAATCGGCGCGCTCCATCACAATCGCCACCACCAGCCAATCGTCGTCGCTCAAAGCCGCGGGCTCGCGGGCGATGAGCTGCAACGCAGCTCGATAGACTTGCGTCGATTCCGAATCATGCCGATCAAGGACGTGCCGCAAGCGCCAGCGCCCTTCCGGCAACTCGGTTGCCAATCGTTTGAGCCATTCTTCCCGCGGAATCGCCGGCAGCTGAATCAGCTGCTGCATGGCCGACTCGCGCAAGTGATACTCTTCCGCATCGAGATCCTTCAACCAGCGATCTCGATCGGCCGGCGTATGCTGCGAGAAGCGCTGCAGCAGTTCAACCGCGCCCGCTGCAGTCCCCGGCACCTTGCGGGCAATGAGCACCTCAGCCGGATCCCAGGTCTGCTGCTTGGGCGCATTGGGCTCGGTGATGACACCCGCCGGATCGCCACCACCCACACGAATGCGCAGCTGAGCGTGCAGCAGCTGTTGGCCGAAGAGTACGAACGCGAGCGCAGCAATCATCCGTTGGACAAACGAGCGGGCAGGCAGGCTCATGGTTCGTTCCTCTCCGTCGACTCGGCAGGTAGGGGGATGACTTCTTTGGTGGGAGAGGTTGGCTGTGGAATTTCGTCGGGCTCAAAAAAGCCATTCTGGTTGCGGTCGAGTGTCGCGAATTTCTCGGCACTCCCCAGAAACTCCTTCGCGCTGATGACGCCATCGCGGCTAGTATCCATGGCTGCGAACCAACTCGGCAGGTTTTCGCTTGGTGCACGCGTTTCGACCGGACCAACGGCGAACAATTGTTCCTGGTTCTCGATGCTGCCACGGGCGATAACAATCACAATCTCTTCGGGAAGTTCGTCGACCGTGATTGCCCCGTCGCTATTTGCATCTAGTTGCTGCAGCCGGGCAGCGGCACGCTCGAGTTCACGGGCATCGAGCCGATCATCGGCATTTTCATCGAGCGCGAGAAAGAGCGAATCTTCTTGGTCTTGCACCCGAGCATGTACTTGCACGCGCTGGGCACCTTGCCTTTGCCGCAGAAAATCGGTGATCTCCAGCAGATAGACCTTGCCATCCGCATCGGCATCGAGCGCTTCGAACCGACCAAACTGCTGTTGCACCGCAGCGCTGACCTCGCTCGATTCCAGGTAGCCATTCGCGTCGGCATCGTACATGGCCAGCCCTTGCTGGGCCTGGGCGGCGAAGTCCACAGTTGCGAGCGTATCGTTGCGCACAAACTTCAGCGAGACGCCCGGACTGCGAAAGGTGACCCGATTGGGCCACGAAATGACTGTGGGAAAGCTGCCTTCGCGGCTGGGCAGCAGGTTGCCGTAAGCGACGTCAATCATTGGCGAAGTTCGAGGAGAACCGGCCTGACTCACTGTGGGCTGGCCAAATTGGAGTCGCAGAAAAAGATTGGATCGCGCCGTATTGAGCCTCGGAAATTCCTTGCGGCCGATCTTGCCATCCTTGTCTTCGTCGAGATGAATAAACAGTTCGCGTTGTTCGCCAAAATCATCCGATCCCAGCGTGCCACCGAGCGCATACTGCTCTTCGAGCGCGGCGCGAATCGAATCCCAGTTCGCATGCTCGCCCAGCACGCGGGCAAAGTCGCCGCGAATGCCGCGTGTGCGGTTGCCGGGCATCAGTTCCACTTCGGTCGTGCGGCGCAATTCGCCGACCACCAGTGTTTCGTCATCGTCGCTATCGAGCAGCCTTAGTTGAGCGGCAGCAGCTTCGATTTCTGCCTTGGTCAATTGGCCATCGTTGTCGGTATCGAGCGCTCGCCAGGTGGGACTGCCGCGGCGATTGCGGCCGTGGAACTGCTCGATGCTGCGGACCGAAAAGGCTCGCGCGCCGCCGGCATTGCGAGTCAGAAAGCGGGGCAACTCCGCCAAATCGACGCGGCCATCGCCATCGAGATCGTATTGCTGAATGATTTGCTTCGGCGCGTTCTCGCGGTCAATCGGCAAATTGCCGAACTGGCCATAGCGAAACTTCGGGCTTGTAGTTACTTCTTTCCAGGTCGCGGTTCCATCAAGGTCGGTATCAGCCAGCTTAAGCACTTCCTGCAGCAGGCGATCGAACTCGTCCGCTTGCGGCTGGCCATCGATCCACAATTCGAACTCGACAATCAGCGGACCTTGCGGCGCGAGGAGCAACAGGCGCTCGGTCGCTAACGGCTTTTCGTCGGGTTTCTCGGTAGGGACTTCGGCGGCAACAACCGGTTCCGGCGGCGCTGGCTCCGGAGTTTCCACTACAGGCATCGGCGGCGGAATCGGGGGTGCTGCGACGACTGGCGGCTTCACCGCTGAAGGGACAACGGTCGGCGTCGAACTGCGAACACAACCAACGACCGCGCACAGCAGCAGAATGCTGACCAGGGACAGCGATCGAATGTTGGAAGTGAACATGGTGGCAGCTGCTGGGGGCAGAAACCAAGGCCTGACTATTCTACCCCTCCCTTGAGCGCGGATCATCCGTTTTCTGCGCAACGCGAGCGAGCGGGACTTGTGTTATCGCTCCATTCGTCACAACCGGACTGCACAAGCCTTAGCCAGATAAATGCCCCAGCCCGACGCGTGGCCCAGCTGAAACCTATAGTTGCCGGGCGAGGTTGTCGCCCGAATTTCCTCATTCAGATGTGCGAGTGGCTCCCATGGGTTTACCTGCTCGGCGAATCCGCCAACCAATTTCGTTCATGGGTTCCCTGTTTCGTCTCGTCGATTTCGCCTCGATTGTCGGCGGCCTTTGGCTGGCCTCGTGGCTGATTGGCCGTTTGCCGCAGCACGAAGTGGTGGCGGGTTGCCTGGCGATTGTCGGGCATCTGCTGATCGCCGAGTTCACCGGCCTCTATCGCAGTTGGCGTGGAGTCTCCAGCGAGCGCGAAGTCTTCTGCACGCTGCTCACTTGGGGTTTGTCGTTGGCATTGCTGGCCACTGTCAGTCTCACCTGGCTCGGCATATCTCCCGCACAGTGGCATGGCCAGGCTCGGCTGCTGATGCTCGTCTGGGCCTGTTCGACCGCCGGCTTCATGGTCATTTCGCATTCGCTCCTGCGCTCCGCCAAGCGGGCCTTATGGACGCGCGGGATGAATCGCCGCCCGGTGGCCATTGTGGGTGTGACGGAGTTGGGCTTTCAACTGGCACGCAATTTAGACGCCTCACCCGAACTGGGTCTGCAGTTGGCCGGTTACTACGACGATCGGCCGGCCGATCGCAATCCAGAAATGCCCGCTGGTCTCAAGCGGCAAATCGGGCGGATCGAAGATCTGGTTGCCGATGCCAAGGCGGGCTTCATCGAGACGATTTACATTACATTCCCGATGCGGGCCGAAGATCGCATTCGTGGCGTGCTGAGCAAACTGAGTGATACGACGGCGTCGGTTTATATCGTGCCCGACTTCTTCGTCTTCCAAATGCTTCACTCGCGCTGGACCGATATCGGCGGCTTGCCCGCGGTCAGCGTGTTCGAGAATCCGTTCTACGGCGTCGATGGCGTGGTCAAACGTGTCTTCGACCTGGTGGCCGGCTCGCTCATTTTGCTGGCCGCTGCCATCCCGATGCTGCTCACGGCCATCGCCATCAAACTCACCTCGCGCGGGCCGGTCTTCTTTCGGCAGCGCCGCTATGGGCTCGATGGGAACGAAATCCTGGTCTGGAAGTTCCGCTCGATGCGGGTGTGCGAGAACGGCGCGAAGGTAACACAAGCGACCAAGAACGACGCGCGGCTGACGCCGATCGGTGGTTTCCTCCGCAAGAGTTCGCTCGATGAACTGCCGCAGTTGTTCAACGTCCTCGGCGGCAGCATGTCGCTGGTCGGGCCGCGGCCCCATGCCACCGCCCACAACGAGCAGTACCGTCAGATGATCGAAGGGTACATGCTGCGGCACAAGATCAAGCCGGGCATCACCGGCCTCGCCCAAGTTCGCGGCTGGCGCGGCGAGACCGACACGCTCGAGAAGATGCAAAAGCGAATCGAATGCGACCACGAATACATTCGCGAATGGTCGCTCGGCCTCGATCTGAAGATCATGCTGCAGACCGTGCTCGTCGTCCTCAAGCGGAAGAACGCGTACTAAGCAGTGCGTGTGGGATGGGCAGCTTGCCAAGCCAGCAACGAGATTTTCGGTGACAGTTGCTTGACAACTAATCACTAAGTATAGATAATTCAGGTGGCTGTTTGGCAACCTGGTGGAAGGACCGTCCCTGCGCGACGAGAGCAATTCGCGCCGTCGCAAGGAGCCATTTCTTGGGGCTCCTCGTTAGGCACCGAGCGCTGCGAAAAGCTCTGCGGAGCTTCAACAACGGGGGTTTATCAACAAACAGGACGATTTCAGAACTTGCAATTTGGGCGCAATTCGTTGTCCCAGAACGACTTAATTGTGTTGCACGCAAAAGGGGGGTGTTGATAAACCTCGCGGCACTGCGTCGTCACTGACCCGAACCAGAGTGACCCTGAAGCGTGAACCGCCGCAGGGGGTGTTCAACAATCGGATTGATTGTTAGGTGCCGAATGGCATAACACTCGTGTTTCCGCGAAATTGACTACTAACAACAGGGCGGATTGTTGAACGTTTAGGGTTTTAAGAACTCTTCCGGCTTGAGGGCTGCGGGGGTGATGCGAATCTGGCGAATGGCCCCCTGATACCAGTGGACCTTGTTGAAGCGCACGCCGATTGAAGTCTGGCCCGCGGCCAAGGGAGTTAGTTCGATGTCAGCTGCCAGTTCTTCTTTGCCGTCGACATAGTGCTGCATCTTCTTCGGCTGGACGACGAGCGCCGCGTGGTACCAGGGGCCGAGCGGGTGCAACGAATCTTTGGCGAATAGAGTGTGTTTTCCTTCGCCCGTTTGCAGGTAGGTATCGAGGAACCATTGTCCATCGACTGGCAGGCGAGTTTCAAAGAGGACGCGGTCTTCGCTGCCGGTGGGCTGAAAGTGCAAGTACCGCTGCTCTTTGGGTCCGCCTGCTGCTGGGCGAAAAATGACTTCCACCGTGAATTCCTTCAATCCCGCGAGCGGATTGGTGTCGAGATACAGAGCGTCTCCTTTGCCATCGAACTCAATGGCCTTTCCTTTTTCCGTCTCAATGACCCGGGGTTTGCCGACGAGAGTTACCTTGTTTCCGCCGATCTTTTCCAAATTGTCGAGTTGCCAGACCACCGACTGCTTGGCCGGAGTTTCGGCTTGGAGCGAGAGGCTGCTAAGAGCGAGGGTCAACAAGAGGGAGAGACAAAGGTTTAGCTTCGGCATCGACGATTCTCCTGGCAGACGCGGATTTTAGCGGAGAGCAATTTACGACTTTGCCCGAATGTACCAACTCTGCGCAGCCCCTAGTATTGCCCGCGACTGCGCTGCCCCGCACAGCGTCGGGCTACTTTGATCGGCTGGTCAGGCGTATATTACCAGGCGCGCGGTTTGCATTACGAAGCGAACCAATTCAGTTCGCTAACGTGCGGAGTTTGCTGGCATGACCCAGAATCCTGAAATGCATTCCGAAATGAAGGTCGTCAGTACTGTCGATCTCGATACGGTCGCCCCGCCCCGCGATAACCCGCCGCTGGCCGTGCGTTGCTTTGGTGCGACCGACAAAGGTCAACACCGGGCCAATAACGAAGATCAGTTTCTGGTGGCGCAGTTGGCGAAGTCGCTCCGCGTCTTGCAGACCAGTTTGCCGCAACCCAAAACGCGGCACAGCAGCGACTGCAGCCATTTGTTTATCGTGGCCGATGGCATGGGGGGACATGCGGCTGGCGAACAAGCCAGCGCGCTGGCCATCGATTCGGTCGAGACCTACATCCTGGAAGCGCTCAAGTGGTTCACGCGCGACGAAGGCGAGTCCGACGATAAGTTGCTTTCCGACTTTCGCCAGGCCCTGGGGCATGCACACGAGCGAGTCCGTTACGAAGCGGTTGCTCACCCCGAGTTGCTCGGCATGGGAACCACGCTCACACTCGCTTACAGTTTGAACGAGGAGTTGTACGTGGCCCACGTGGGCGATAGCCGCTGCTATCTGTTTCGTGACCGCACTTTGTACAGTGTGACGCAGGATCACACACTGGTCGAAGACATGGTTCGCAAGGGTGCGTTATCGCCCGAAGAGGCCATTCATCATCGTTGGCGACATGTCATCACCAGCACTGTCGGAGGTGAATCGGCAAAGGTGCGAATCGATGTGCATCGCCTGCACTTGATGCCCGGCGACACCGTGCTGCTCTGTTCGGATGGCCTCACCGAAATGCAAACCGGCGATGAAGTGGCTGCCATTCTGCAGTCTGCACCCGATCCCGAAACTGCCTGCCGGGAATTGATCAATGCCGCCAATGCCGCGGGTGGGCGAGACAACATTACGACCATCGTCGCCCAATATGCCCGTGGCGAGTGTTAGCCAGGACAATGTTAGCTGGGCTTTAAGCTTTGCTGATCGACAATCCGCGGAGTTCTCGCGGCAGCGGAAAGTGAACATCTTCGAGGCGGAGCGTACGGACTTCGACCGTGGCCTGAAAGTGCTCGCGCAGATATTCGACGCACTCCTGCACGACCGACTCGGGCGCGCTGGCACCGGCCGTGATGACGACGTTTTCGACTCCTTCGAACCAGGCATCGTCCACGTCTGCTTGGCCGTCGATTAGGTAGGCCTTCACGCCATGCTCGGTTGCCAGTTCGCGCAGCCGCTGGCTGTTCGAGCTGTTCTGGCTGCCGAGAACCAGCACCAGGTCGGCTTCGGCGGCGAGCGTGCGTACTGCCTCTTGGCGATTGGTCGTGGCGTAGCAGATGTCTTCTTTCGGCGGGCCGATGATCTGCGGAAAGCGAGCTTTGAGGCAACGAATGATGCGATTGGCATCGTCGACCGAGAGCGTCGTTTGCGTCAGATAAGCGAGCTTGGCGTCATCCGGAAAGTTGAGGGCGTTGATGTCTTCTTCGGTCTCGACCAGGATGATCGCAGCTGGTGCTTCGCCCATGGTGCCGATGACTTCGTCGTGCCCTTCGTGGCCGATCAGAAAGATGGTGTATTCTTCTTTGGCAAAGCGGATTGCCTCCAGGTGGACCTTCGTCACTAATGGACAGGTGGCATCGATGGCCCGTAGCTGGCGGTCTTTCGCCAGTTGGCGAATGGCCGGCGAAACGCCGTGCGCCGAGAACAGCAGCGTGGAGCCGGTCGGCACGTCTTCCAGATGATTGACGAAGACGGCCCCTTTGTCTCGAAAGGTTTCGACGACGTACTTGTTGTGCACGATCTCGTGATAGACATACACGGGGGTGCCGAAGGCCTGAATCGCCAGATCCAGGCTTTCAATCGCCATGTTCACCCCCGCGCAAAATCCGCGCGGAGCAGCCAGAATTATTCTCATCGCAGTGCAAGGCTCCTTACCCGGCATCATAACACGCCTCGCTTGGAGTGGCAGGAGCAGTTTAAGCGGGGTGAAGTAGAGGCCAATCTAAGAACCGCAGAACGGGGCGAGAGAATCACAGGAAAACCGCGGAGGTGAATCTTCAGAAATCGCCTGCGAAAGGCCTCTACTTTACCTGCCGCGCTAGCAGGCACATCAATTCGGGTACGCTGGAGACAGCGAGTTTTTCGAAGATGTGGACGCGATGTTTCTCGACTGTCTTGGGGCTGATCCCCAGATGACGCGCGACTTCCTGCGTCGTCTTCGCGTCGATAAAGCCTTGCATCACTTGCCGCTCGCGATCGCTCAAGCGATGCAACCGGCGATGCAGATCGCCAGTCTCTGCCTTGCGACTCCGATCGGTGGCGAGGGCTTTTGTTACCTTGTCGATGAGCGCCACTTCCTCAATCGGCTTCTCGAGAAAGTCGATCGCGCCGTTGCGGATGGTTTCGACCACAGAGGGCGTTTCAGCAAAGGCCGAGATGACAATGACCGGCAGGTTGATGTGACGCTCGTTCATCTTACGCTGCAGTTCGAGTCCACCAATGCCCGGCATTCGCAGGTCGAGCAGTAGGCACTCGTTGTCTTGCGGCACATAAACCGACAGAAAGTGCTCGGCCGAATGATAGCCCTTGGTGTGGATGCCACTGGTCGACAGCAGCAGGCCGATGGCGATCCGAAAATGCTCGTCATCGTCGACCAGATGAACGCAAGGCTCCGTGGTTAATGGGGCGTGACGGGCTGTGCGGAGTACCAATGCGGGCATATTGATCACAACGGTTCTTCCTGAAGAATTTGCGGTAGGACCACGCGAACAACGGTGCCGCGATCCTGGGGAATAAAGTCGATGCGGCCGTGATGCTCGTGGACAATGCTGTGAACCACGCTTAGCCCAAGACCGGTTCCGCCTGCTTTGTGCCGCGTCGTAAAAAAGGGCTCGCCTAACCGCCAGGCTTGTTCGCGGGGTATGCCGCAGCCGTCGTCGGTCACGCAGGCTTCGATCTGTCCTTCGCACAGGCCGCAGCGAACGATCACTCGCTTAGCTCCGGCCTCGATGGCGTTCCGCAGTAAGTTGACGAAGACCAACTCCACTTCCAGGGCACTGCCGCGCGCCGGCAAGGGATGATCGGCCAGTTGCACATCAATCTGGCAATTTCGTTCCGACGCATAGCTGCGAGTGATGGTCTCTGCAGCGGCAAGCACATCGCGCAGATCGAACTCGTTGTGGCTGGCCGGTTCATCGCGGCAAAAACGGAGCAAGCTC
Above is a window of Anatilimnocola aggregata DNA encoding:
- a CDS encoding FAD-dependent oxidoreductase, whose protein sequence is MKLLIIGGVAGGASAATRARRLSETAEIVMFERGPDVSFANCGLPYHIGGEIKDRNKLLVTTPAKLHERFNLDVRVRSSVLAIDRTQKTVHVRELNTGREYDESYDKLILAPGAAPLRPSLPGIDLPGIHTLRNLPDMDRIKAIVDAGAKSAIVIGAGFIGLEMVENLIHRGVQTTVVELQDQVLPPLDREMTTPLAEVLAAKAKGVTLLLSESAEGFESADEEIVVQLKSGKRLQAPLVILGIGVKPENQLAIAAGLEVGPRGGIRVNEQLQTSDPDIYAVGDAIEVRDVISDSPTQVPLAGPANRQGRLAADHIFGKQVRYRGTQGTAIVGLFGKTAALTGASEKSLQRSGIPYRMVYIHPAHHAGYYPGAQAMALKLLFTPDDGRILGAQAVGGEGVDKRIDVIAVAIQAKMTVFDLEEVELAYSPQFGSAKDPVNMAGFVAANLLRGDHPQIDVAAYEKLAGDDQPFLLDVRTADEFNAGHIPGATNISIDVLRAHLDELPRGRDIVAYCQVGQRGYLATRILLQAGFRVRNLSGGYKTYLLWHPAEAK
- a CDS encoding PQQ-binding-like beta-propeller repeat protein — protein: MSLPARSFVQRMIAALAFVLFGQQLLHAQLRIRVGGGDPAGVITEPNAPKQQTWDPAEVLIARKVPGTAAGAVELLQRFSQHTPADRDRWLKDLDAEEYHLRESAMQQLIQLPAIPREEWLKRLATELPEGRWRLRHVLDRHDSESTQVYRAALQLIAREPAALSDDDWLVVAIVMERADLRDEFSFLLQRHMRASLLPEFRAAATAERLSSRLAAAIVISRSTEVVDRPLIAQLLADRDDQVSLLTAQGVAQRGEIAALSAFIRLLDSPQVDVRREAALWLCGLTGQEFDYSPYAAAAERQATMARWREWLAGPGTQVVLQPPQRLAVHARGSLNGHTLIATGGMGKVCELDTDGNITWQLNMQAWSAEKLPGGNVLVASHWENRVCEFDNRGQVVWQLSGVNAIRAKPLPGGRVLIADFGGNRVVEADSGGNLVWEHGTPDQCFDAERLHNGNTIFACPNLVREVAPDGSSVRQWTIEGRINSLQVLPSGRLLTANYGQGRVVELDDESRVTWEYKIARPSDAFRLPGGRTLITTAEQIVEIDLQGRQIRQISAAVNGGARQ
- a CDS encoding EF-hand domain-containing protein, with protein sequence MFTSNIRSLSLVSILLLCAVVGCVRSSTPTVVPSAVKPPVVAAPPIPPPMPVVETPEPAPPEPVVAAEVPTEKPDEKPLATERLLLLAPQGPLIVEFELWIDGQPQADEFDRLLQEVLKLADTDLDGTATWKEVTTSPKFRYGQFGNLPIDRENAPKQIIQQYDLDGDGRVDLAELPRFLTRNAGGARAFSVRSIEQFHGRNRRGSPTWRALDTDNDGQLTKAEIEAAAAQLRLLDSDDDETLVVGELRRTTEVELMPGNRTRGIRGDFARVLGEHANWDSIRAALEEQYALGGTLGSDDFGEQRELFIHLDEDKDGKIGRKEFPRLNTARSNLFLRLQFGQPTVSQAGSPRTSPMIDVAYGNLLPSREGSFPTVISWPNRVTFRSPGVSLKFVRNDTLATVDFAAQAQQGLAMYDADANGYLESSEVSAAVQQQFGRFEALDADADGKVYLLEITDFLRQRQGAQRVQVHARVQDQEDSLFLALDENADDRLDARELERAAARLQQLDANSDGAITVDELPEEIVIVIARGSIENQEQLFAVGPVETRAPSENLPSWFAAMDTSRDGVISAKEFLGSAEKFATLDRNQNGFFEPDEIPQPTSPTKEVIPLPAESTERNEP
- a CDS encoding undecaprenyl-phosphate glucose phosphotransferase, giving the protein MGLPARRIRQPISFMGSLFRLVDFASIVGGLWLASWLIGRLPQHEVVAGCLAIVGHLLIAEFTGLYRSWRGVSSEREVFCTLLTWGLSLALLATVSLTWLGISPAQWHGQARLLMLVWACSTAGFMVISHSLLRSAKRALWTRGMNRRPVAIVGVTELGFQLARNLDASPELGLQLAGYYDDRPADRNPEMPAGLKRQIGRIEDLVADAKAGFIETIYITFPMRAEDRIRGVLSKLSDTTASVYIVPDFFVFQMLHSRWTDIGGLPAVSVFENPFYGVDGVVKRVFDLVAGSLILLAAAIPMLLTAIAIKLTSRGPVFFRQRRYGLDGNEILVWKFRSMRVCENGAKVTQATKNDARLTPIGGFLRKSSLDELPQLFNVLGGSMSLVGPRPHATAHNEQYRQMIEGYMLRHKIKPGITGLAQVRGWRGETDTLEKMQKRIECDHEYIREWSLGLDLKIMLQTVLVVLKRKNAY
- a CDS encoding LamG-like jellyroll fold domain-containing protein, whose amino-acid sequence is MPKLNLCLSLLLTLALSSLSLQAETPAKQSVVWQLDNLEKIGGNKVTLVGKPRVIETEKGKAIEFDGKGDALYLDTNPLAGLKEFTVEVIFRPAAGGPKEQRYLHFQPTGSEDRVLFETRLPVDGQWFLDTYLQTGEGKHTLFAKDSLHPLGPWYHAALVVQPKKMQHYVDGKEELAADIELTPLAAGQTSIGVRFNKVHWYQGAIRQIRITPAALKPEEFLKP
- a CDS encoding PP2C family protein-serine/threonine phosphatase; translated protein: MTQNPEMHSEMKVVSTVDLDTVAPPRDNPPLAVRCFGATDKGQHRANNEDQFLVAQLAKSLRVLQTSLPQPKTRHSSDCSHLFIVADGMGGHAAGEQASALAIDSVETYILEALKWFTRDEGESDDKLLSDFRQALGHAHERVRYEAVAHPELLGMGTTLTLAYSLNEELYVAHVGDSRCYLFRDRTLYSVTQDHTLVEDMVRKGALSPEEAIHHRWRHVITSTVGGESAKVRIDVHRLHLMPGDTVLLCSDGLTEMQTGDEVAAILQSAPDPETACRELINAANAAGGRDNITTIVAQYARGEC
- the ispH gene encoding 4-hydroxy-3-methylbut-2-enyl diphosphate reductase, whose protein sequence is MRIILAAPRGFCAGVNMAIESLDLAIQAFGTPVYVYHEIVHNKYVVETFRDKGAVFVNHLEDVPTGSTLLFSAHGVSPAIRQLAKDRQLRAIDATCPLVTKVHLEAIRFAKEEYTIFLIGHEGHDEVIGTMGEAPAAIILVETEEDINALNFPDDAKLAYLTQTTLSVDDANRIIRCLKARFPQIIGPPKEDICYATTNRQEAVRTLAAEADLVLVLGSQNSSNSQRLRELATEHGVKAYLIDGQADVDDAWFEGVENVVITAGASAPESVVQECVEYLREHFQATVEVRTLRLEDVHFPLPRELRGLSISKA
- a CDS encoding response regulator transcription factor; protein product: MPALVLRTARHAPLTTEPCVHLVDDDEHFRIAIGLLLSTSGIHTKGYHSAEHFLSVYVPQDNECLLLDLRMPGIGGLELQRKMNERHINLPVIVISAFAETPSVVETIRNGAIDFLEKPIEEVALIDKVTKALATDRSRKAETGDLHRRLHRLSDRERQVMQGFIDAKTTQEVARHLGISPKTVEKHRVHIFEKLAVSSVPELMCLLARQVK